The following coding sequences lie in one Bordetella genomosp. 9 genomic window:
- a CDS encoding HU family DNA-binding protein: MNKTELIDHIATKADISKAAAGRSLDALIGAVKSTLKKGGTVTLVGFGTFAVSSRAARTGRNPRTGETIKIKKAKVPKFRAGKALKDAVN, encoded by the coding sequence ATGAACAAAACTGAGCTCATCGACCACATCGCCACCAAGGCGGATATCTCGAAGGCGGCTGCCGGCCGTTCGCTCGACGCCTTGATCGGCGCCGTGAAGTCGACGTTGAAGAAGGGCGGCACGGTAACACTGGTCGGTTTCGGCACCTTCGCCGTTTCTTCGCGCGCCGCCCGTACGGGCCGCAACCCGCGCACCGGCGAAACCATCAAGATCAAGAAGGCCAAGGTGCCCAAGTTCCGCGCTGGCAAGGCGCTGAAGGACGCCGTCAACTGA
- a CDS encoding Fe2+-dependent dioxygenase produces MLIHIAEVFQPEEAADIRRRLETADWRDGKITAGYQSAQVKHNRQLAENDPLGQEIGSQLLQRLAGNNLFMSAALPRKIFPPLFNRYEGGEAFGYHVDNAVRPIAGTAERVRTDLSATLFFSEPDSYEGGELVIDDVYGPRPVKLPAGHMVLYPGTSLHKVNPVTRGARISAFFWIQSLVREDAQRTLLLELDVAIQQLNQTVRDHPAMTQLTGVYHNLLRRWVDV; encoded by the coding sequence ATGCTGATACACATCGCCGAAGTATTCCAACCCGAAGAGGCCGCCGACATCCGGCGGCGCCTCGAAACCGCCGACTGGCGCGATGGCAAGATCACCGCGGGCTACCAGTCGGCGCAGGTGAAGCACAACCGTCAGCTGGCCGAGAACGATCCATTGGGGCAGGAGATCGGCAGCCAGCTGCTGCAGCGTCTGGCGGGAAACAACCTGTTCATGTCCGCGGCCCTGCCGCGGAAGATATTCCCGCCGCTTTTCAACCGGTATGAAGGCGGCGAAGCGTTCGGCTATCACGTCGACAATGCCGTGCGGCCCATTGCCGGCACCGCCGAACGGGTCCGCACCGATCTATCCGCCACTCTGTTTTTTTCCGAGCCGGACAGTTACGAGGGCGGAGAGCTGGTCATCGATGACGTGTACGGGCCGCGTCCGGTGAAACTGCCCGCCGGGCACATGGTTCTGTATCCGGGAACGAGCCTGCACAAGGTCAACCCAGTGACGCGGGGCGCGCGCATCAGCGCATTTTTCTGGATACAAAGCCTGGTGCGTGAGGACGCCCAGCGCACGCTGTTGCTGGAACTCGACGTCGCCATCCAGCAGTTGAATCAAACCGTGCGCGACCACCCTGCCATGACGCAATTGACCGGCGTCTACCACAACCTGCTGCGGCGCTGGGTGGACGTCTAA
- a CDS encoding GNAT family N-acetyltransferase produces MSEPSIAVRTGDWDRLRQDAAGVRHAVFVVEQRVPAELELDELDAVCLHAVAYDAQGNVLGTGRLLPDGHIGRMAVHRHARGMGVGARLLQALVEAGRAAGHRKLVLNAQTHARGFYEGQGFVAEGDIFMDAGIPHVTMTRVLRN; encoded by the coding sequence ATGAGCGAACCATCCATCGCGGTTCGGACGGGGGACTGGGATCGGCTCCGGCAGGATGCGGCCGGCGTCCGGCACGCCGTGTTCGTCGTCGAACAGCGGGTTCCCGCCGAGCTCGAACTCGATGAACTGGATGCGGTGTGCCTGCATGCCGTCGCCTACGATGCCCAGGGCAATGTTTTGGGAACCGGACGCCTGCTTCCGGATGGTCATATCGGCCGCATGGCGGTGCATCGCCATGCGCGTGGCATGGGAGTCGGAGCCCGGCTGCTTCAGGCCCTGGTGGAAGCAGGGCGCGCGGCGGGGCATCGCAAGCTGGTCCTGAATGCCCAGACCCATGCGCGTGGATTCTACGAAGGGCAGGGATTCGTGGCGGAGGGCGACATTTTCATGGACGCCGGTATACCGCACGTGACGATGACTCGAGTGCTGCGCAACTGA
- the dsdA gene encoding D-serine ammonia-lyase: MIADRSIEQWSQSHPLLEDLIALKPTTWFNPAVSPAREALPDVGLTERDVADAGARLTRFAPYIARVFPETAAAGGLIESPIRPAPRMQEALAGRYGVDLAGRLWVKLDSHLPISGSIKARGGIYEVLKHAEDLALAHGLLSNGEDYSKLDSDAARAFFGRFRIAVGSTGNLGLSIGIMGATLGFQVTVHMSADARQWKKDKLRAHGVRVVEYASDYSAAVAEGRKQAARDATCHFIDDENSRNLFLGYAVAAERLKQQLAAAGIRVDASHPLFVYLPCGVGGGPGGVAFGLKLAFGDAVHCIFAEPTHSPCMMLGVYTGLHDAVSVQDFGIDNVTAADGLAVGRPSGFVGRAMQRLVDGYFTVEDDELYALLALLRQAEGIALEPSALAGMPGIVRVMMPDQAAYRTRIHFDAAAQANATHIAWATGGSMVPEGEMAAYLSKGGRILAETGHDGPLER; encoded by the coding sequence ATGATTGCAGATCGATCCATCGAACAGTGGTCCCAAAGCCATCCACTGCTCGAGGACCTTATCGCGTTGAAGCCGACGACATGGTTCAACCCGGCGGTGTCGCCGGCCCGTGAAGCGTTGCCGGACGTCGGTCTGACTGAGCGAGACGTGGCCGACGCCGGCGCCCGGTTGACGCGTTTTGCGCCGTACATCGCGCGCGTGTTCCCCGAGACGGCGGCTGCCGGCGGCCTTATCGAGTCCCCGATCCGGCCGGCGCCCCGAATGCAGGAGGCCCTTGCCGGACGTTACGGCGTGGACCTGGCGGGTCGGCTCTGGGTCAAACTCGACAGCCATTTGCCGATTTCCGGTTCCATCAAGGCGCGCGGCGGCATTTACGAGGTGCTCAAGCATGCCGAGGATCTCGCGCTGGCGCATGGGCTGCTGTCCAACGGCGAAGATTATTCGAAACTGGACAGCGATGCGGCCCGGGCTTTCTTCGGCCGGTTCCGGATTGCCGTCGGCTCTACCGGGAATCTCGGGTTGTCCATCGGCATCATGGGCGCCACGCTGGGATTCCAAGTAACGGTCCATATGTCGGCCGATGCTCGGCAATGGAAGAAAGACAAGCTGCGCGCCCATGGGGTGAGGGTGGTGGAATACGCATCCGATTACAGCGCGGCGGTGGCAGAGGGCAGAAAACAGGCCGCCCGGGACGCGACGTGTCACTTCATCGACGACGAAAATTCCCGGAACTTGTTCCTGGGCTATGCGGTCGCGGCCGAACGGCTGAAGCAGCAGCTTGCGGCGGCCGGCATACGCGTGGACGCGTCGCACCCCCTGTTCGTTTATCTGCCGTGTGGCGTCGGGGGCGGGCCCGGCGGCGTGGCATTCGGTCTGAAGCTGGCTTTTGGCGACGCGGTGCACTGCATCTTCGCCGAACCCACGCATTCGCCCTGCATGATGCTGGGCGTCTATACCGGCCTGCACGACGCCGTGTCGGTTCAGGATTTCGGCATCGATAACGTTACCGCCGCGGATGGGCTGGCGGTGGGGCGGCCATCCGGTTTCGTCGGCCGCGCAATGCAGCGTCTGGTCGATGGCTATTTCACAGTTGAAGACGATGAACTGTACGCCCTGCTTGCGTTGCTGCGGCAAGCGGAAGGCATCGCGCTGGAGCCGTCGGCGCTGGCGGGAATGCCCGGTATCGTGCGCGTCATGATGCCCGATCAGGCGGCATATCGGACGCGCATTCACTTCGACGCGGCGGCACAGGCGAACGCGACCCACATCGCGTGGGCAACCGGCGGCAGTATGGTGCCCGAGGGCGAGATGGCGGCTTACCTGTCCAAGGGCGGCCGGATACTTGCAGAGACTGGGCACGACGGGCCCCTTGAACGCTGA
- a CDS encoding cystathionine gamma-synthase family protein → MEKSGFTTSILHSDRRDAVEHGAVHKPIHVSSQYGYADAHELAAVFQGKPGYSYARQGTPTTAALESRITKMENGAATVSFATGMAALAAVFTTLLRAGDHLVSSQFIFGNTNSLFATLAELGVETTFVDATDAEQVRAALRPNTRMVFVETIANPGTQVADLQAIGAICRERGLVYLVDNTLTSPWLFRPIDVQASLVMNSLSKYIGGHANALGGSITDTGLYDWSSYPNIFDSYRKGPSTGWGLLQIKKKGLRDMGGTLAAEPAHRISVGAETLALRMRKHCDNALALARMLSKHPGVSKVYYPGLESHPQHARASQLFDGRFGALLGVELIDGIDCFEFLNRLRVVILATHLGDTRTLALPAAHTIYYEMGAARRAQMGIADSFIRVSVGIEDEEDLLGDFDHALRACMGA, encoded by the coding sequence ATGGAAAAGTCCGGCTTCACCACCAGCATTCTGCATTCCGACCGGCGTGACGCCGTCGAGCACGGCGCCGTGCACAAGCCCATTCACGTCTCGTCGCAATATGGATATGCGGATGCGCATGAATTGGCCGCCGTGTTCCAGGGCAAGCCCGGCTATTCCTACGCGCGCCAGGGCACCCCGACGACCGCGGCGCTGGAATCGCGCATCACGAAGATGGAAAACGGCGCCGCCACGGTGAGCTTCGCGACCGGTATGGCGGCATTGGCAGCGGTCTTTACCACATTGCTGCGCGCGGGCGACCATCTGGTTTCCAGTCAGTTCATCTTCGGCAACACCAACAGCCTGTTCGCAACGCTGGCCGAGCTGGGCGTCGAAACGACCTTCGTCGATGCGACCGACGCCGAGCAGGTGAGGGCAGCGCTGCGTCCCAACACGCGCATGGTCTTCGTCGAAACCATTGCGAATCCCGGTACCCAGGTTGCCGATCTGCAGGCCATCGGCGCAATCTGCCGGGAGCGCGGCCTGGTCTATCTTGTCGACAACACCCTGACGTCGCCTTGGCTGTTCCGCCCCATCGACGTTCAGGCGTCGCTCGTGATGAACTCCCTGTCCAAGTACATCGGCGGACACGCCAATGCGCTGGGCGGATCGATCACCGATACGGGGCTGTACGACTGGTCCAGCTATCCCAACATCTTCGACTCGTATCGCAAAGGCCCATCCACGGGATGGGGCCTTCTTCAGATCAAGAAGAAAGGCCTGCGCGATATGGGCGGCACCCTGGCCGCGGAACCCGCGCATCGCATATCGGTTGGCGCCGAAACGCTGGCGCTGCGTATGCGCAAGCACTGCGATAACGCATTGGCGCTTGCGCGCATGCTTTCCAAGCACCCCGGCGTCAGCAAAGTCTATTATCCCGGCCTGGAATCGCACCCGCAGCATGCCCGCGCGTCGCAGTTGTTCGACGGCCGTTTCGGCGCCTTGCTTGGTGTGGAACTGATCGATGGCATCGACTGCTTCGAATTCCTGAATCGGCTGCGCGTGGTGATCCTCGCCACCCATCTGGGCGACACGCGTACGCTGGCCCTGCCCGCTGCGCACACCATCTATTACGAAATGGGTGCGGCTCGCCGCGCGCAAATGGGCATCGCGGACAGCTTCATACGGGTATCGGTTGGCATCGAGGACGAGGAAGACCTGCTCGGCGATTTCGACCACGCCCTGCGCGCCTGTATGGGCGCTTGA
- a CDS encoding AEC family transporter: protein MHAVVTAALPVFALILVGWLAARKRLMGDAASDVLNRFVIYLSLPALLFRAMSHVSWAQLAHGGYIASFLGGIGAAFVVALVAHRGKATPLTDVSIEALGNSYANVGFMGIPLCLVVFGEQSMAPAVVATMITACVLFGLSVALIEFDLQHGQHMGRTVWKVGLALGRNPLLIAPLAGFAWSLTGVPLPESIDRFMALLGNAASPCALIAIGLFLAQAQGGGDGKAVARVVAAKLLVQPGVTALLAFGVFSLPPVWAWTAVLLSALPIGTGPFMLAQLYGRDARVASRTILLSTLGSVLTISVLIAWIERHGVR from the coding sequence ATGCATGCCGTCGTCACTGCCGCACTGCCGGTATTCGCCCTGATCCTCGTCGGATGGCTGGCGGCGCGCAAGCGTTTGATGGGCGACGCGGCCAGCGATGTACTGAACCGCTTCGTCATTTACCTTTCCCTGCCGGCCCTGCTATTCAGGGCAATGTCGCACGTCAGTTGGGCACAGCTGGCGCATGGCGGCTACATCGCGTCTTTCCTGGGCGGTATCGGGGCGGCCTTCGTTGTGGCGCTCGTGGCGCATCGCGGCAAGGCGACGCCGTTGACCGACGTCAGTATCGAGGCGCTCGGCAATTCGTATGCGAATGTCGGATTCATGGGCATTCCTCTGTGCCTGGTGGTGTTCGGCGAACAAAGCATGGCGCCGGCCGTCGTCGCCACCATGATCACGGCCTGCGTGCTTTTCGGTCTGTCGGTTGCCCTGATCGAATTCGACCTGCAGCACGGCCAGCATATGGGCAGAACGGTATGGAAGGTCGGCCTGGCGTTGGGCCGGAATCCTTTGCTGATCGCGCCCCTGGCCGGCTTCGCATGGTCGCTGACCGGTGTGCCGCTGCCCGAGTCCATCGACAGGTTCATGGCGCTTCTGGGGAACGCCGCCAGCCCATGCGCGTTGATTGCCATCGGCCTTTTCTTGGCGCAGGCCCAAGGCGGCGGCGACGGCAAGGCGGTCGCCCGTGTGGTGGCGGCGAAATTGCTGGTTCAACCGGGCGTGACGGCGCTGCTTGCTTTCGGCGTCTTTTCATTGCCGCCAGTCTGGGCCTGGACCGCGGTCCTGCTCAGTGCCCTCCCCATCGGGACAGGGCCCTTCATGCTTGCCCAGCTTTATGGCCGCGACGCACGCGTGGCGTCGCGGACCATCCTGCTTTCGACACTCGGCTCCGTCCTCACCATTTCCGTTCTTATCGCCTGGATAGAACGTCACGGCGTCCGGTAG
- the rlmB gene encoding 23S rRNA (guanosine(2251)-2'-O)-methyltransferase RlmB codes for MASTQVLAGFHAVVARLRHAPSSIKEIYVEETRRDKRMASLTQQAAQAGCKVHPVPSERLDGMARGTRHQGVVALAEPAQLAVDIDDVLEGIGGPAFLLLLDGVTDPHNLGACLRTADAAGVHAVIAPRDRAVGLNATVQRVACGAADTVPYIMVTNLARTMRALKDRGIWLVGTDDQAGTPLHGVDARRPMAWVMGAEGEGMRRLTRETCDELVHIPMLGSVESLNVSVASAVCLYETVRQRQG; via the coding sequence ATGGCGTCGACCCAGGTACTCGCAGGGTTTCACGCGGTGGTGGCGCGCCTGCGCCACGCGCCTTCATCCATCAAGGAAATCTATGTGGAAGAGACGCGTCGCGACAAGCGCATGGCGTCGCTCACGCAGCAGGCCGCGCAGGCGGGCTGCAAGGTGCATCCGGTGCCGTCCGAACGTCTCGACGGGATGGCGCGCGGCACCCGCCACCAGGGCGTGGTGGCCCTGGCTGAGCCGGCGCAACTCGCTGTCGATATCGACGACGTCCTTGAAGGGATCGGGGGACCGGCCTTTCTTCTCTTGCTGGATGGGGTCACCGATCCCCACAATCTGGGCGCCTGCCTGCGTACGGCCGACGCGGCTGGCGTACATGCCGTGATCGCCCCGCGCGATCGCGCCGTCGGTCTGAACGCGACGGTGCAGCGCGTCGCTTGCGGTGCGGCCGACACCGTGCCGTACATCATGGTCACCAATCTCGCCCGCACGATGCGCGCGCTGAAGGATCGCGGGATCTGGCTGGTCGGCACGGACGACCAGGCCGGCACGCCGCTGCATGGCGTGGACGCGCGCCGGCCCATGGCGTGGGTCATGGGCGCCGAAGGGGAGGGGATGCGCCGGCTGACGCGTGAAACCTGCGATGAACTCGTGCATATCCCGATGCTCGGATCGGTGGAAAGCCTCAACGTCAGCGTGGCGAGCGCGGTGTGCCTGTATGAAACCGTGCGCCAGCGCCAGGGGTAA
- a CDS encoding YeeE/YedE family protein: MSVNASTLNLGGTLPPLRINSRPLWAALLLLILGTWYLGATVGWRQAALWITGALLGVTLYHASFGFTQAWRVFVSDRRGAGLRAQMLMLAVGVLVFFPVLSQGSLFGQPVAGLVSPAGLSVLLGAFLFGIGMQLGGGCASGTLFAVGGGNTRMVVTLVFFIVGSVLGTYTFPWWSALPAIKPTSFVLAWGPVPAIVANLAVFGVIAAIATHMERRRHGRLVSFAARTDRPASLVRGPWPLVWGGVALVVLNFATLALAGRPWGITSAFALWGAKVWDALGGDVANWAYWAKQSKALAAPVREDVTSVMDIALMLGALAAASAAGKFAPVWKVPARSLAGAVVGGLLLGFGARMAYGCNIGAYFSGIISGSLHAWLWLPAAFAGSALGVRLRPVFGLAVEKSPPPSSC; encoded by the coding sequence ATGTCCGTCAACGCATCCACCCTGAATCTGGGCGGCACCCTGCCGCCGCTACGCATCAATAGCCGTCCCCTTTGGGCGGCTTTGCTACTCCTGATCCTCGGCACGTGGTATCTGGGGGCGACCGTCGGCTGGCGGCAGGCGGCGCTATGGATTACCGGCGCCCTGCTTGGCGTTACCCTGTACCACGCTTCGTTCGGCTTTACCCAGGCATGGCGGGTCTTTGTCTCCGACCGCCGCGGCGCCGGCTTGCGCGCCCAGATGCTGATGCTCGCGGTGGGCGTGCTGGTCTTTTTCCCCGTTTTGTCGCAAGGATCGCTCTTTGGCCAGCCGGTGGCCGGCCTGGTATCGCCGGCCGGCCTCTCGGTCCTGCTGGGCGCGTTCCTGTTCGGCATAGGCATGCAATTGGGCGGCGGCTGCGCGTCGGGCACCCTGTTCGCGGTGGGCGGCGGAAACACCCGCATGGTTGTCACACTGGTGTTTTTCATCGTGGGGTCCGTGCTGGGCACCTACACCTTCCCGTGGTGGTCCGCATTGCCGGCCATCAAGCCGACCTCGTTCGTACTGGCATGGGGTCCGGTCCCCGCCATCGTGGCGAACCTGGCGGTATTCGGCGTCATCGCCGCCATCGCGACCCATATGGAACGGCGCCGGCACGGTCGCCTCGTTTCCTTCGCCGCGCGCACCGACCGCCCCGCCAGCCTGGTCCGGGGCCCTTGGCCGCTCGTCTGGGGCGGCGTGGCGCTGGTCGTTCTGAACTTCGCCACGCTGGCGCTGGCCGGCCGGCCCTGGGGCATCACGTCAGCCTTCGCCTTGTGGGGCGCCAAGGTATGGGACGCCCTGGGCGGCGATGTGGCGAACTGGGCCTACTGGGCCAAGCAATCCAAGGCGCTCGCAGCGCCGGTGCGCGAGGACGTGACGAGTGTCATGGACATCGCGCTGATGCTCGGCGCCCTGGCCGCCGCATCGGCCGCCGGCAAGTTCGCACCGGTTTGGAAAGTGCCGGCCCGGTCCCTCGCTGGCGCGGTGGTGGGCGGCCTGCTGCTCGGCTTCGGCGCCCGCATGGCCTATGGCTGCAATATCGGCGCCTATTTCAGCGGCATCATCTCCGGCAGCCTGCATGCCTGGCTGTGGCTGCCCGCGGCGTTCGCGGGCAGCGCCCTGGGCGTGCGCCTGCGGCCGGTGTTCGGCCTGGCGGTGGAAAAGTCGCCTCCGCCCAGCAGCTGCTAA
- the rnr gene encoding ribonuclease R, translated as MAKRSSDEANNKNKNRPTVVPETPPDFDPDVPSREAILRALRSAGAPLSPAELAERMGVQRPETQVGFERRLAAMERDGQLLPNRKGVLLLATKLDFVPGRVQGHRDGFGFLVRDDGGPDIFLSPREMLKVLHGDRVLVKLSGEYRGKPEGNIVEVIERRTNKLVGRFLHEHGLSIVVPEDQRIKHDILIPPSDTNGAQHGQVVSVEIIEQPTRHTQPLGRVAEVLGEIDDPGMEIEIAVRKFDVPVEFSEAARKQAARLPDAVRKSDLKDRVDLRDIPLITIDGEDARDFDDAVYCEPVELGSGQRKRPAWRLLVAIADVSHYVRPNDALDDDAVERGTSVYFPRRVIPMLPETLSNGLCSLNPHVDRLVLVCDMVIPASGAKAGTVTAYQFYNAVMHSHARTTYTNIWAALQQPGGPAAQAMADVMPHVQHLYELFQLLAQARRKRGAIDFDTVETKIVCNELGRIEQIVGVVRNDAHRLIEECMLAANTCAADFMARSKHPGLYRIHEGPTPDRLQSLREFLRTLGLSLGGGDTPTAKDYGEFLDSVRNRPDYPLLQTMCLRSMQQAMYSPENVGHFGLAYPAYTHFTSPIRRYPDLLTHRVIKALLQGGRYVPSLEDEPVVIGRSHKEHEHAIWEKLGLLLSASERRADEASRDVEAWLKCWFVKERVGEDFSGTVTGVASFGIFVTLDTLHVEGLVHVSELGGEYFQFNDALHELRGERTGMRYRLTDKVQVQVARVDLEARRIEFRLVKGTSFEALRKAAQRGPDEPPRRIKKAAGTKPQALKGQTAKARRAAAKKADRAAARQAQAATTSAARKRR; from the coding sequence TTGGCAAAACGATCGAGCGACGAAGCCAATAACAAAAACAAGAACAGACCGACGGTCGTGCCCGAGACGCCCCCCGATTTTGATCCCGACGTCCCGAGCCGCGAAGCCATCCTGCGCGCCTTGCGTTCCGCTGGCGCGCCGCTGTCCCCCGCGGAGCTGGCCGAGCGCATGGGGGTCCAGCGGCCTGAGACGCAGGTAGGTTTCGAGCGGCGGCTGGCCGCCATGGAGCGCGACGGCCAGCTGTTGCCCAATCGCAAGGGCGTGCTGCTGCTTGCCACCAAATTGGACTTCGTCCCGGGCCGGGTCCAGGGGCATCGCGATGGATTCGGTTTTCTCGTCCGCGACGACGGTGGGCCGGACATCTTCCTCTCGCCGCGCGAGATGCTCAAGGTTCTGCACGGCGACCGTGTGCTGGTCAAGCTCAGCGGCGAGTACCGGGGCAAGCCGGAAGGCAATATCGTCGAGGTCATCGAGCGCCGGACCAACAAGCTGGTGGGCCGGTTCCTGCACGAACATGGATTGTCCATCGTGGTGCCGGAAGACCAGCGCATCAAGCACGACATTCTGATCCCGCCCAGCGATACGAATGGCGCTCAGCACGGGCAGGTCGTGTCGGTCGAGATAATCGAGCAGCCGACGCGTCATACGCAGCCGTTGGGCCGCGTGGCCGAAGTGCTCGGCGAAATCGACGACCCCGGCATGGAAATCGAAATCGCGGTGCGCAAGTTCGACGTGCCGGTGGAATTTTCCGAAGCGGCGCGCAAGCAGGCGGCGCGCCTGCCCGACGCGGTCCGTAAGTCGGACCTGAAAGACCGGGTGGACCTGCGCGATATTCCGCTGATCACCATTGACGGCGAGGATGCCCGCGATTTCGACGACGCCGTCTACTGCGAACCCGTCGAGCTGGGCTCCGGACAGCGCAAGCGGCCGGCGTGGCGCCTGCTTGTGGCCATCGCCGATGTCAGCCATTACGTGCGGCCCAACGATGCCCTGGACGACGACGCGGTCGAGCGCGGCACGAGCGTCTATTTCCCGCGGCGGGTCATTCCCATGCTGCCGGAAACGCTGTCGAACGGCCTGTGCTCGCTCAATCCGCACGTCGACAGGCTGGTGCTGGTGTGCGACATGGTCATTCCCGCATCGGGCGCGAAGGCCGGGACTGTGACGGCGTACCAGTTCTACAACGCGGTCATGCATTCGCATGCGCGCACCACCTACACGAATATCTGGGCGGCGCTGCAGCAGCCGGGTGGCCCGGCGGCACAAGCCATGGCCGATGTGATGCCGCACGTGCAGCATCTGTACGAGCTTTTTCAGCTCCTGGCGCAGGCGCGCCGCAAGCGGGGCGCGATCGATTTCGACACGGTCGAAACCAAGATTGTGTGCAATGAGCTCGGCCGCATCGAGCAAATCGTGGGCGTCGTGCGCAACGACGCGCATCGCCTGATCGAAGAGTGCATGCTGGCCGCGAACACCTGCGCGGCCGACTTCATGGCGCGCAGCAAGCACCCGGGCCTGTACCGCATTCACGAGGGACCCACGCCGGACCGCCTGCAATCCCTGCGCGAGTTCCTGCGCACCCTGGGTCTGTCGCTGGGCGGCGGCGATACGCCTACGGCAAAGGATTACGGCGAGTTCCTGGATAGTGTGCGCAACCGTCCTGATTATCCCTTGCTGCAGACCATGTGCCTGAGGTCGATGCAGCAGGCCATGTACAGCCCGGAAAACGTCGGCCACTTCGGTCTCGCATATCCGGCGTATACGCATTTCACGTCACCCATCCGGCGCTATCCCGACCTGCTGACCCATCGGGTCATCAAGGCCCTGTTGCAAGGCGGACGCTATGTGCCCAGCCTGGAAGACGAGCCGGTGGTCATCGGCCGCTCCCACAAAGAGCACGAGCATGCCATCTGGGAAAAACTCGGGCTGCTGCTGTCGGCCAGCGAGCGCCGCGCCGACGAAGCCTCGCGCGATGTCGAAGCCTGGCTGAAGTGCTGGTTCGTCAAGGAGCGCGTTGGCGAGGATTTCAGTGGCACCGTGACCGGCGTTGCGAGTTTCGGCATATTCGTCACGCTCGATACCTTGCACGTCGAAGGCCTGGTGCACGTATCGGAACTGGGCGGCGAGTATTTCCAGTTCAACGACGCCTTGCACGAGCTGCGCGGCGAACGGACAGGCATGCGCTATCGGCTTACCGACAAGGTCCAGGTTCAGGTCGCGCGTGTGGATCTCGAAGCCCGGCGTATCGAATTCCGCCTGGTCAAGGGCACCAGTTTCGAAGCGCTGCGCAAGGCAGCGCAGCGGGGGCCCGATGAACCGCCGCGGCGCATCAAGAAGGCGGCCGGCACCAAGCCGCAGGCGCTGAAGGGCCAAACCGCCAAGGCGCGTCGCGCCGCCGCCAAGAAAGCCGATCGCGCGGCGGCCCGTCAGGCCCAGGCCGCCACCACATCCGCGGCGCGTAAGCGCCGCTGA
- a CDS encoding arsenic transporter codes for MLAACIFVLTLALVITQPRGLGVGWSAAGGALLALATGVVHLGDIAAVWHIVWNATATFIAIIVTSLLLDEAGFFKWCALHVARWGQGHGRRLFALIVLLGAMVTALFANDGAALILTPIVMEMLLALGLGAGASLAFVMAAGFIADTGSLPLIVSNLVNIVSADFFDIGFARYASVMVPVNLVAVAASLAMLLVVYRRAVPARYHNGELPEPRSAIRDPATFRAGWLVLSLLLAGFFILEPAGIPVSAIAAAGALGLLAIAGRTHIVGTRRIMRHAPWHIVVFSLGMYLVVYGLRNAGLTAHLSAFLGWCAQGGVWGGAFGAGVAAALLSSVMNNLPAVLVGALSIADTAVTGTVREAMIYANVIGSDLGPKITPIGSLATLLWLHVLDRKGLHIGWGYYFRMGVVLTLPVLLITLAALAVRLM; via the coding sequence ATGCTCGCTGCCTGCATCTTCGTCCTGACCCTGGCATTGGTGATCACCCAACCCCGCGGACTCGGTGTCGGCTGGAGCGCCGCGGGCGGCGCTTTGCTGGCATTGGCCACCGGCGTGGTCCACCTGGGCGACATTGCCGCGGTCTGGCACATCGTGTGGAACGCAACCGCTACCTTCATCGCCATCATCGTCACCAGCCTGCTTCTCGACGAAGCAGGCTTCTTCAAGTGGTGCGCCCTGCACGTCGCACGATGGGGCCAGGGGCACGGCCGCCGGTTGTTCGCCCTGATCGTCCTCCTGGGCGCCATGGTCACCGCCCTGTTTGCGAACGACGGCGCAGCCCTGATCCTGACCCCCATCGTGATGGAGATGCTGCTTGCCCTGGGCTTGGGCGCCGGCGCTTCGCTGGCTTTCGTCATGGCCGCCGGTTTCATTGCCGATACGGGGAGCCTGCCGCTGATCGTTTCCAACCTGGTCAATATCGTCTCGGCCGATTTCTTCGATATCGGCTTCGCCCGCTACGCATCGGTGATGGTGCCCGTGAATCTGGTCGCGGTGGCGGCATCGCTCGCGATGCTGCTCGTCGTTTATCGGCGCGCGGTACCCGCGCGGTATCACAATGGCGAATTGCCTGAACCTCGCAGCGCGATACGCGATCCCGCCACGTTCCGTGCCGGCTGGCTCGTGCTTAGCCTGCTGCTGGCCGGCTTTTTCATTCTGGAGCCCGCAGGCATCCCTGTAAGCGCCATCGCAGCTGCCGGCGCCCTCGGTCTGCTGGCCATCGCGGGACGCACGCACATCGTCGGCACGCGGCGCATCATGCGTCATGCGCCGTGGCACATCGTGGTCTTTTCGCTCGGCATGTACCTGGTCGTCTATGGCCTGCGCAATGCCGGACTGACCGCGCACCTGAGCGCATTCCTGGGGTGGTGCGCGCAGGGCGGCGTCTGGGGTGGCGCATTCGGCGCCGGCGTGGCCGCCGCGCTGCTGTCTTCGGTCATGAACAACCTGCCTGCCGTCCTGGTTGGCGCCCTGTCCATCGCCGACACTGCCGTCACCGGCACGGTCAGGGAAGCCATGATTTATGCGAACGTCATCGGCAGCGACCTAGGTCCGAAGATCACGCCCATCGGCAGCCTCGCGACGCTGCTGTGGCTGCACGTTTTGGACCGCAAAGGCCTGCATATCGGCTGGGGCTATTACTTCCGGATGGGGGTGGTGCTGACCCTGCCCGTCCTGCTGATCACGCTCGCTGCGTTGGCGGTGCGGCTGATGTAA